cgctggggcatgagtgatattgataacgccagaggggcatcgatttcactgtgcaatcaggtttgacttcactgcttctaacaatgaggccaagtatgaagcactactcgctagATTGTGGTTAgctagggacatgaatataaaagtgcttgacatctacagtgattctcaactggtggtgaattaagtcatgggagaataccaggcgcggggtttaaagatggttgcctatctgaacaaaacaaaagatctattggctcagttcgacaaagacagtctccagcaagtacctcacgaccagaattccaatgcggaTGCTTTAGCtaaattagcaagtgcgaaggatgctgatactttgaataTAGTGCCGGTTGAGCGGCTAACAATGCCAAGCATCTAAGCAGAGGAGAccgctatggtgatccagatgacGGATGCTTGGatgacaccatatatagagtatctaatGCAAGGCatattaccaacggacagaaacaaagccaggacccttcagcgacaggctgctaggtatatcctagtcgatggaatcttgtaccgaaggggatattcaatgccactccttaggtgtatttcaaaagagaaggccaaaaagttgatgaaagaggtacacgaaggcttttgtggagaccacactagggggcaaagcttgtcaaaaaagatactAAGGCAaagatacttttggcccacgatgaatgaagattcgatggagtttgtacggaggtgcgacaagtgccagaggttctccaaaatcccgcgagcagcccctaatgagcttaaacatatgcaaagtccatggccgtttgcagtttggggcatagatttgatcggatctttgcccatagggaagggcggcgtcaagtatgtcGTGGTTGCCgttgactatttcactaaatgggctgaagccgatccactcgcaaccataacgaccaaaaaggtcttggactttgtgatcaagaacatcatttgtcgctatggatttccaaggaagatcgtctcagataacggcacccagttcgatagtgatttattcacgaatttttgcgaacggcatggcattatcaaaagcttttcttcagtctctcatccccaagaaaatggacaagttgaagcagtcaacaaaatgctgaaggatacactgaagaaaagactagaagaagctaagggggcgtggccagaacaattgcctgaagtactttggtcatacagaacttcccaccgaacagcaacgggtcatactccattctctttggcttatggatatgaggctatgttgcttgttgagttagatccgccttcgcatcgcagaataacatacgaccaaggcTCAAAcaaccaactattgatggaatccctcgacttaatcgatgagaaacgtgagtaagcccaactctgagtagctgcgtaacagcaaaaagtcgcccgatatttcaactctaaagtgcgagaaagaaagttcagcgttGGAGATATTGTACTCTGAAGAGTTATTCTAAACACtcacgaccaagctgctggagtactcggacctaattgggaagggccataccagattgaagaagtccttcacccaggcacctataaacttgctcgcttaaacggagatctcgttcctcactattggaatggagaacacctgcgcaagtactatcaataaacaattcttcttaaagaatttgcttgatttaattttactttttacaagtttttaaaagggttggtcattttagaTGACTGaccgcttataagtgtaagatcttattgatcactcatacagacatgtttcatccatttattacgagaaatataagggactatgcgcagccagtcatttcttgccaattattgtatttattacaagtatttgatcattacgtgtgttgttttgttgtattaaaatttcaattattttgctccgagcagtattgttcaaacatgttttggtcaaggcaagtgaccaaggacctaaagctcctcgatcactagggggcatataaggtacaagtaagcaaagcatatcatcaaaaggtatgtaaacacatgagcaaaataagtgaaagcatgctagggtacttagagtatttttcaaaattttgtattttgttaaatcaaaccaaagtgctatgctaagttcggtcatgcgaatagatgttataataaaatgaaaatgtattataatatcaaaaacgaattactttacaccgcgagcagtattgctcggatgtgaTTGttcgattaaaaggaaaatagctaCCCACgtagcaataaaaaattaatgtctttacatcatgaccagtaggtcgtgtaattaaaagattaaaagatagaaagagaaaagactaagaggctggagggtcttgaggagcgttCTTCATTGTCTGCACCGTCTATCCCTATTGCCAGAGagatctctggggaagcaggaaaattagccctctcttcttcctccagacGAATGGCACATTGAGACATTAGTGTCCGCCTCAGGCATTCTgacagatagttgaagttagcctcccagTTGTGCTTCCAagactcgtagaagcaaagatgagtggcttccttgtacttctccaagttcctGGCCTCGagttcctcaagctccttcacgcgcttttccagctcctccgtctcctgcTTGCTCGCAATCAAATCAAGCTCGAGCTGCTTGCAttgttggtagttgagtttggcgctttccctgaatctttctttgtcttcattggatttcttcagggCGTCCCGAACCTCCAGCAGGTCCTCGGTCAGAGtggctttttgctcgagcagttcctcTTTTTGTTTAGACAGCTCCGCACTCTTCTCAAGCAACTCGTCGTTCTGCTTAGTTAGCTTGTTGTTCTTCTCGAGCAAGTCGGCATTTTTCCCTTCAAGAGCTTACTTAGCCTCAGCAAGCCTGGTGTCAAAATTTTTACTCTTGGACACCATTGCACCTGCACGGCACCAACCAGTGGTCACGGTTAGTAATCCCTGCAATCAGATGAAAGGGTAAGGCGATGACAGAAAATCAAAAGCAAATTATTCAGCATCAGGAGGTAACGTACGCTAACAAGCTCATTCAGCCCTCGGTTGAGTATTTGGTCAGTCTCCATGGAAATGGTTTCGTTAACGGCCTCTTGAATGTGtttgtgcttggagagcttgtatatcctctccctggctgagctgaTCACGATGCTGGACATGGAGCCTTCGGGCTGTGTACGTTGTGTTTGGCTGGTAGGGACCTGAGGAGTAGGGTGCTGGTCGacgggtgttggaggagtggaatgCTGGTCGACCGGAGGAGTTGAGGCCGGCTGCTCGGGTGGCGATGGAGGTGGCGTGTTCTCCTTTGAAGGGACAGTGGCTGGAGGGTCCtcagttcgggccttctttgaggcgatTTTACTGCTGTCCCCCCGAGTCCTCTTGTTGTCTTTCTTCTTGCCTGAAGATGCAGTGGCAAccttgtaatgctcgaacacgtctccagatgacatatctgcacaaaaagAAACAACACAAATAGTGAGACAAGATACATagactgtaacatcccaaatttcctaatagggcttagtgcctggattagggggccgggaggcaataattgagttattatgtgaattatattataatataatcatgcttgtatgttagagatattaaatatgtgtatgtgggcctgtttcttataagaagggtattgaGTAGTTTGACCCGTTTGGGGTATGAATGctaatatgtgtttgtgtgattaagaccacattattatgcagacatatttgggttacttggcgagaggcgatcccgatgagcaagttagcggaaaagtcacaacgaggtctaaatacccggttcggggtgaACTTAGGGGTgttctagtaatttagtacattaccgggaattagtgggtaatgggaattaattggtaaccgtgtgagaatattggaagtagcgggaattgtaggatgcaaattgtggatagcgggatttaaagcaaaggacaaaattgcccttgtggaTATTTGAGGTATAAGCTAAGAACAAGGGGTAACTTAGTCTTTTCCACTCAGGTTTAAGATTTAGCTGGCTAGGATATACACAGAAAGTTTAGGAAATTACATGAAAAAGGAATTCAgcagctccctttctctctccctcggTTATTCTAGGTGCCATGGAAGCTTGAGTTTTTGGAAAATTGAAGAGGATCaaagcttgggaaatcaaggtgttaggcttggggatTAGTTGAAGGGCGTTCTTCATCTCTGAGGTAAGATTTTAACTCAGTTGCTTTTGGTGATTCTGTGATTGTTGGTTGAAGTTTAAGGTTTATGCATGTTAGATAGTTGGAAGGTTGAGTTTATGGGTTTTGATAAGTTTTATTATAGTATATGGCTGGGTTTTGTTTTTGGAAGGgttgtgataattatgggaacTGGATTGGAAGGTTAGGTTGGAATTAGATGGGTTTTAGGtgggttcggttgaagaaaaacccagaaatttctgggttcgtggtggtgagccgcggcctgcgaagggatttttgagccagcagggctcggaggcaggggcgggccgcggtgcacgttggtttccagggaggccAAGCCTCTAgaattagaggcgggccgcggctcgggtgtgaggggtcgcggcccttgaggggaattttggcttaaatgggatttttagattgggaacttaaccatttgggctcgggatctattttacttccttgttaagtggaattcgatgtcccggaggctaagagttggtctggaaatggttatttacctgttattgatgggaacttctttATCGCGGTTGTGATTAgggttttcgctaagggcttgaatcgggggtCGTACTCAAAGGGTCGTCGCTAATAACCCGCATACtggccaaaggtaagaaaactgcacctgttatgtgaatgctttattagagcttagttaaggtaatgaacatgattataattatgttgcgaatgtctgattaggtacactgtaacgtgcataattatgattatgcttatgactgttgagtgaatgtattataatgcattgtgtgattatttgataagtatgctatatgaaacatgtgattgtctgttatgactgtgaagtttagtttataaactagggtatcattaggatgttaagtggagatcaacttattagttgagaatatgaagGGCTCTAGGAGatccttattagttgagaatcccaaggcttcaacttataagttggaggcacgtggtggcttgacttataagtcaagggcataaggaacttagtttataagctaagattggcataatgcacgtggagtgcaggccaccatggctgggccaccctgggggtgcaacatgcacttgactggctcgaatTCTAACAACTTGATagaaagtgcgacatgcactagtgtgactctatagttTCCAATTGAGTTTAATGAATGCGCTGGATTCaattattactgtttgatggttgttttattcactgaattattgattatgttttcttgctgagtcttctggctcacaggtgctttgtggtgcaggtaaaggtaaggagaagctcaaccagccatgagtcggagggcaatagcagtggtatgtacatatgcagtccgatcgaccaccacggccgagatgctcagaggaactagggttaaacccagcttttgccgcttaggacggcttattgtgtaatctgagttttgtaataCGCTTTTAAactaacatttttgggatcccatgtaaagaacttatctttaacttaatggaaatgtttatgagatgatcaaaagtttttaatacccaaaccttagtggcttaatcacatgtttagtccaaatgacttgttagtaagtccagcactggtttcaaaacacacctggtaatggaccctaattagcagggcgttacatagacggagctaaaaatgaaagtaaagagattataagtaaagtacccacgctacaactactggtcgctacattacttactgaactacttactgcctggaagaaatctgaacttaagattggagtatacttaaagttgacgtccccgtcaaataagtgacagggaattgg
The Humulus lupulus chromosome 6, drHumLupu1.1, whole genome shotgun sequence DNA segment above includes these coding regions:
- the LOC133785751 gene encoding uncharacterized protein LOC133785751, with product MSSGDVFEHYKVATASSGKKKDNKRTRGDSSKIASKKARTEDPPATVPSKENTPPPSPPEQPASTPPVDQHSTPPTPVDQHPTPQVPTSQTQRTQPEGSMSSIVISSARERIYKLSKHKHIQEAVNETISMETDQILNRGLNELVSGLLTVTTGWCRAGAMVSKSKNFDTRLAEAK